The following proteins come from a genomic window of Sorex araneus isolate mSorAra2 chromosome 1, mSorAra2.pri, whole genome shotgun sequence:
- the LLCFC1 gene encoding sperm-egg fusion protein LLCFC1, whose amino-acid sequence MSPGGQLRRAALLSVVLLLLCVERATPQNEGPDLEERRAEEASSTDQDQAEYREHFYAFSEGEMWHQVGMIQKVSKSASVHTYVFDLAFCFNLASIVVFL is encoded by the exons ATGTCGCCGGGAGGCCAGCTCCGCAGGGCCGCCTTGCTCTCAGTCGTCCTGCTGCTGCTGTGTGTGGAGAGAGCGACGCCTCAGAACGAGGGCCCAGACCTGGAGGAAAGGCGTGCGGAGGAGGCGTCCTCCACAG ACCAGGACCAAGCAGAGTACAGAGAACACTTTTACGCCTTTTCGGAGGGGGAGATGTGGCATCAGGTGGGCATGATCCAGAAGGTGTCCAAGTCCGCATCCGTCCACACCTACGTCTTCGACCTGGCCTTCTGCTTCAATCTGGCCAGCATCGTGGTTTTTTTATGA